One genomic window of Polyodon spathula isolate WHYD16114869_AA chromosome 8, ASM1765450v1, whole genome shotgun sequence includes the following:
- the amdhd1 gene encoding probable imidazolonepropionase, which produces MSKDFRLLVKNAKQVVLVCTNGEKFLTGKEMQNIAVIENASLVIGKDGLLKAVGSVDRIDSQFKGASFETIIDASGMCVTPGLIDAHTHPVWAGDRVHEFAMKLAGATYMEVHQAGGGIHFTVEHTRQASEAELLTSLKQRLLRMLRTGTTLVECKSGYGLELDTEVKMLSVIEQARKDLPIGISSTYCGAHSVPKGKTAAEATDDIIKVQLLKLKEKMSNGELHVDNIDVFCEKGVFDLKCTRAILQAGKDMDLQINFHGDELHPMNSAELGAELEALAISHLEEVTDDGIAAMARAKSSAVLLPTTAYILRLKQPRARDMLDAGVIVALGSDFNPNAYCCSMPMVMHLACVNLKMSMKEALAAATINAAYSLGKSHTHGSLEVNKQGDLVILNSSRWEHLIYQFGGHQELIKFVIVKGKVVYENDRTVDY; this is translated from the exons ATGTCGAAAGATTTTAGGTTGTTGGTTAAAAACGCGAAACAAGTAGTTCTTGTTTGTACTAATGGTGAAAAATTCCTAACTGGAAAAGAAATGCAGAATATAGCAGTGATTGAAAATGCAAGTTTGGTCATCGGAAA agaTGGTCTTTTGAAAGCAGTAGGATCTGTTGACAGAATTGATTCTCAGTTTAAGGGGGCATCCTTTGAAACAATAATTGATGCCTCTGGAATGTGTGTCACGCCAG GCTTGATAGATGCACACACTCACCCAGTTTGGGCAGGAGACAGAGTTCATGAATTTGCAATGAAG TTGGCAGGTGCCACCTACATGGAGGTTCACCAGGCAGGGGGAGGGATCCACTTCACAGTGGAGCACACCAGGCAGGCCTCGGAGGCAGAGCTGCTGACCAGTCTGAAGCAGCGCTTGCTGCGGATGCTCAGGACTGGAACCACGCTGGTGGAGTGCAAGAGCGGATACGGTTTAGAGCTGGACACCGAAGTGAAAATGTTGAGTGTGATAGAGCAGGCTCGCAAGGACCTGCCCATCGGCATCTCGTCCACTTACTGCGGAGCTCACTCTGTGCCAAA agGAAAAACTGCTGCTGAGGCAACAGATGATATTATAAAAGTTCAACTTCTTAAGCTAAAGGAAAAGATGTCCAATGGTGAACTCCATGTTGATAATATAGATGTGTTCTGTGAGAAAGGTGTATTTGACCTAAAATGCACCAGAGCCATCTTGCAGGCTGGGAAGGATATGGACCTTCAGATTAACTTCCATGGCGATGAACTTCATCCAATGAACTCTGCAGAG CTTGGCGCAGAACTAGAAGCATTAGCTATCAGTCATCTTGAGGAAGTGACTGACGATGGAATTGCTGCCATGGCCAGAGCTAAATCATCAGCTGTCCTGTTACCAACCACTGCCTACATTCTAAG ACTTAAGCAACCCCGAGCAAGAGACATGCTAGACGCTGGAGTTATTGTTGCTCTGGGGAGTGACTTCAATCCTAATGCCTACTGCTGCTCTATG ccCATGGTCATGCATTTGGCCTGTGTCAACTTGAAGATGTCCATGAAGGAGGCATTAGCAGCCGCCACCATCAATGCTGCCTATTCTTTGGGAAAATCCCACACCCATGGTTCTCTTGAGGTGAACAAGCAAGGAGACCTTGTCATCCTTAATTCATCACG ATGGGAACACTTGATTTATCAGTTTGGAGGTCATCAAGAGCTTATTAAATTTGTAATTGTTAAAGGAAAGGTTGTGTATGAAAATGACAGAACTGTGGATTACTGA
- the LOC121319833 gene encoding small nuclear ribonucleoprotein F, with product MSLPLNPKPFLNGLTGKPVMVKLKWGMEYKGYLVSVDGYMNMQLANTEEYVDGALAGHLGEVLVRCNNVLYIRGVEEEEEDGEMRE from the exons atg aGTTTACCTCTGAACCCAAAGCCCTTTCTCAATGGTCTAACTGGTAAACCAGTTATGGTAAAATTGAAGTGGGGAATGGAATATAAAGGCTACCTGGTTTCAGTGGATGGGTACATGAACATGCAG CTGGCTAACACAGAAGAATATGTTGATGGAGCATTGGCTGGTCACTTGGGAGAAGTTCTTGTTAG atgcaacaATGTTCTATATATAAGAGGTgttgaagaagaggaggaagatgGAGAAATGAGAgaataa